The following proteins are co-located in the Paludibaculum fermentans genome:
- a CDS encoding GNAT family N-acetyltransferase: MDATPDTVFIRPFQAGDEHAFRALNEAWIAAIFTIEAKDREVLEHPVEKILTPGGHILMAVSGGRAVGCGALLAMPDGGFEVAKMAVDESLRGRGIGRMVLVALIDHSRNLGAPRLFLETNHQLANAIHLYESCGFVHMPPDRVKPSPYVRSDVSMEMLLPSGEALLR; this comes from the coding sequence ATGGACGCTACTCCAGATACTGTCTTCATTCGCCCCTTCCAAGCGGGGGACGAGCATGCCTTCCGGGCATTGAACGAAGCCTGGATCGCCGCGATCTTCACCATCGAAGCGAAGGATCGCGAAGTCCTTGAACATCCCGTCGAGAAGATCCTGACTCCGGGCGGCCACATCCTGATGGCCGTTTCCGGTGGCCGTGCCGTAGGCTGCGGAGCGTTGTTGGCCATGCCGGACGGCGGTTTTGAAGTGGCGAAGATGGCCGTGGACGAGAGCCTGCGAGGGCGCGGCATTGGCCGCATGGTGCTGGTGGCGCTCATCGACCACTCTCGGAACCTTGGTGCGCCGCGCCTGTTTCTGGAAACGAACCACCAACTCGCCAATGCCATCCATCTCTATGAGAGTTGTGGGTTTGTTCACATGCCGCCAGACCGTGTAAAGCCGTCGCCCTACGTCCGTTCCGACGTCAGCATGGAGATGTTGTTGCCCTCTGGTGAGGCTCTGCTGCGCTGA
- a CDS encoding LysR substrate-binding domain-containing protein — MHINNGIELRHLRYFLAVAEDLHFGQAAKRLHIAQPPLSQQIRQLERMLGHALFVRTSRSVELTPAGEVLIERARRTLAKVQEDVEAVQRVGRGEDGSLTVGFVESAILSRLPAVLGRYRSVYPKVQLRLHEFHTQQLVDALRNGLVDVGLARDAGQEDWLQVEPVVIEPFILVVPRVHRLARQETVPWAELKDEPFVFFEQSAGQKAWDRTMENCARFGFQPRIVQAAEQWLTVLRLVGAGLGVTVAPASVAGIAHADVVCLKLTPQGGATHLDLVCRRDVSNPLVGGFRRLVLEGFAEPPQGSSEEFPMP; from the coding sequence ATGCATATCAACAATGGGATCGAACTGCGGCACCTGCGTTACTTCCTGGCAGTAGCGGAGGATCTCCATTTTGGCCAGGCGGCGAAACGCCTGCATATTGCGCAGCCGCCTCTGTCGCAACAGATCCGGCAACTGGAACGGATGCTGGGCCATGCGCTGTTTGTGCGGACCTCGCGATCGGTTGAGCTGACACCGGCGGGCGAGGTCTTGATCGAGCGGGCGCGGCGGACCCTGGCCAAGGTGCAGGAGGACGTGGAGGCAGTTCAGCGGGTTGGACGAGGAGAAGATGGGTCGCTGACGGTAGGGTTCGTTGAATCCGCGATCCTGAGCAGGCTGCCGGCCGTGTTGGGCCGATACCGCTCAGTTTACCCGAAGGTACAGTTACGGTTGCACGAGTTCCATACGCAGCAACTGGTTGACGCCTTGCGAAACGGGTTGGTGGATGTTGGGCTGGCAAGGGACGCGGGGCAAGAGGATTGGCTGCAGGTGGAGCCGGTGGTCATCGAGCCGTTCATTCTGGTGGTGCCCCGGGTGCATCGATTGGCCCGGCAGGAGACGGTGCCCTGGGCGGAGCTGAAGGACGAGCCGTTTGTCTTCTTCGAGCAATCGGCAGGGCAGAAGGCCTGGGACCGCACGATGGAGAACTGCGCACGGTTCGGTTTCCAGCCTCGTATCGTCCAGGCGGCCGAGCAGTGGCTGACGGTGCTGCGACTGGTGGGTGCCGGATTGGGCGTGACCGTGGCCCCAGCCTCGGTGGCGGGCATCGCGCACGCGGATGTTGTGTGCCTGAAGCTGACACCCCAGGGCGGCGCCACGCATCTCGATCTTGTCTGTCGACGCGACGTGAGCAACCCGCTGGTGGGTGGGTTTCGGCGCCTGGTGCTGGAAGGATTCGCTGAGCCGCCTCAAGGCAGTTCGGAAGAATTTCCTATGCCATGA
- a CDS encoding HlyD family secretion protein, whose translation MDVPREGAKRKKIIRRAIIVTVIVAAIPLITYGLSRLKPAAPSVEGGTLWTDTVKRGPMIRQVRGLGTLVPEDTLLIPAINEGRVQKIVLRPGALVKADTVILVLANPELELAAEDLKWQVKAAEATMRDLEVKLETAKLDLRSAVARVESEFVQAKLKAERDDALGKEGLTPDLTIRLSRAAADEAGKRFDIDKKRLEISGASAEAQIAAQQVNIEKLRAAYVLKKQQVDGLRVVAGFPGVLQQMAVEEGQRVAPGTILAKVVQPTHLKAEIKIPETQAKDITIGQLAQVDTHNGVIQAKVSRIDPAAINGNVTVDLRLEGDLPLGARPDLSVDGTVELERLSDVLYVMRPVFGQPNSVIGLFKVTPDGKEASRVQVRIGRVSVQTVEVLDGLKVGDRVVLSDMAAWDGHDRLRLN comes from the coding sequence ATGGACGTTCCACGCGAAGGCGCGAAAAGAAAAAAGATCATTCGCCGAGCCATTATAGTCACCGTGATTGTCGCTGCCATCCCGCTGATTACCTATGGGTTGTCAAGGCTGAAACCGGCTGCTCCCTCCGTCGAGGGCGGAACACTCTGGACCGACACCGTCAAACGCGGGCCCATGATTCGCCAGGTCCGCGGTCTCGGGACGCTGGTCCCAGAGGATACATTACTGATCCCGGCCATCAATGAAGGAAGAGTCCAGAAGATCGTCCTGCGCCCTGGCGCGCTGGTGAAAGCTGACACCGTTATCCTGGTTCTGGCCAATCCGGAACTGGAACTGGCAGCCGAAGACCTGAAATGGCAGGTCAAGGCCGCCGAAGCCACGATGCGCGATCTGGAAGTGAAGCTGGAAACCGCCAAGTTGGATCTGCGGTCGGCCGTTGCCCGCGTAGAGAGTGAATTCGTCCAGGCCAAGTTGAAAGCCGAGCGCGATGACGCCCTGGGCAAAGAGGGCTTGACGCCCGATCTGACCATCCGTCTCTCCCGCGCCGCCGCCGACGAAGCTGGCAAGCGTTTTGACATCGATAAGAAGCGGCTGGAAATCAGCGGCGCCTCGGCGGAAGCGCAAATTGCCGCCCAACAGGTGAATATTGAGAAACTGCGCGCCGCTTATGTCCTGAAAAAGCAGCAGGTAGACGGCCTACGGGTGGTTGCCGGCTTCCCTGGAGTTCTCCAGCAGATGGCCGTGGAAGAAGGACAGCGCGTCGCACCGGGCACAATTCTGGCAAAAGTCGTCCAGCCCACGCACCTGAAAGCTGAGATTAAGATTCCCGAAACGCAGGCAAAGGATATCACCATCGGCCAATTGGCTCAGGTAGATACGCACAACGGTGTAATCCAGGCCAAGGTCTCGCGCATCGACCCGGCGGCGATCAACGGCAACGTAACCGTCGACCTCCGGCTGGAGGGCGATCTGCCCCTGGGCGCCCGTCCTGATTTAAGTGTTGATGGAACTGTGGAACTTGAGCGGCTCTCAGACGTATTGTATGTGATGCGTCCGGTATTCGGTCAGCCCAACAGCGTCATCGGCCTCTTCAAGGTAACTCCCGACGGGAAGGAAGCTTCCCGCGTCCAGGTAAGAATCGGCCGCGTTTCCGTACAAACAGTTGAGGTTTTGGATGGTCTAAAGGTGGGCGACCGAGTGGTGCTTTCCGACATGGCTGCCTGGGACGGCCACGACCGCCTGAGGCTGAATTAA
- a CDS encoding bifunctional acetate--CoA ligase family protein/GNAT family N-acetyltransferase, translating to MKPSSGKALKSAHDFLGHAEHPLDPFFRPKNIAVIGATENPGSVGRTTLWNLISTPFGGAVFPVNPKRDSVLGIKAYKSVKEIPAEVDLAVIVTQSKLIPGLVAECGEIGVKSAVVISAGFKEAGPEGKELERQLLVNARAAGIRIIGPNCLGIMVPPSGVNATFAAGMARTGSVGFLSQSGALCTAVLDWSLKEQVGFSAFMSLGSMSDVGWGDLIYYLGNDPKTRSILIYMESVGDARSFLSAAREVAYTKPIIVIKAGRTAAGSKAAASHTGSMTGSDDVLDVAFQRSGVLRVKNISDLFYMAEVLAKQPRPKGPRLTILTNAGGPGVLAADSLLLGGGELAEISQQTISELNEFLPASWSHSNPIDVIGDAGPERYAKSLEVAAKDPNSDGLLVVLTPQAMTDSTQTAQLLKPYAKLGDKPVIASWMGGVDVAAGEQILNQAGIPTFPYPDTAARMFNYMWRYASNLKALYETPSYAKDGGSVDSAAANAIIQRVRGEGRTILTEFESKDILAAYGIPTLPSRIASTEDQAVDAAESMGYPVVLKLHSLTITHKTDVGGVQLNLKTADAVRGAFRSIRDSVAAKVGLEHFNGVNVQPFAKLDGYEVILGSSIDPQFGPVLLFGMGGQLVEVFKDRALALPPLNSTLARRMMERTKIYTALKGVRGRAPVDLPGLEQLLVAFSRLVVEQPWIKELDINPLMASPERLLALDARVVLHDPDTKEEDLPKPAIRPYPVQYAGQWTMPNGETVAIRPIRPEDEPEMVKFHESLSERTVYQRYLQLLNLSQRTAHDRLTRICYIDYARQMALAVERTDPKTGEARIIGVGRLQGLIDVPEAEFSIVISDDFQKLGLGSELLSRLIAIGKAEGVKVITADILAENSAMQKISERAGFKLKRDTGEPVVGARLEL from the coding sequence ATGAAACCCTCGTCAGGCAAGGCCCTCAAGTCCGCTCACGATTTCCTTGGTCACGCGGAGCACCCGCTGGACCCATTCTTCAGACCTAAGAATATCGCTGTCATCGGCGCCACGGAGAACCCGGGCAGCGTCGGGCGGACGACGCTTTGGAATCTGATCAGCACTCCGTTCGGGGGCGCCGTTTTCCCCGTTAACCCTAAGCGGGACAGCGTGTTGGGCATCAAGGCTTACAAGTCGGTCAAGGAGATCCCAGCCGAAGTGGATCTGGCTGTGATCGTCACGCAATCGAAGTTGATCCCCGGCCTGGTGGCCGAATGCGGTGAGATTGGCGTGAAGTCGGCGGTGGTCATCTCGGCGGGCTTCAAGGAAGCCGGCCCCGAAGGCAAGGAATTGGAACGGCAGTTGCTGGTGAACGCGCGAGCGGCCGGCATCCGCATTATTGGACCAAACTGCCTGGGCATCATGGTGCCACCGTCCGGCGTGAACGCCACTTTCGCGGCGGGCATGGCGCGGACTGGCAGTGTGGGCTTCCTGAGCCAGAGCGGCGCGCTTTGCACGGCGGTGCTCGATTGGTCTTTGAAGGAGCAGGTGGGCTTCAGCGCGTTCATGTCGCTGGGCTCGATGTCCGATGTGGGTTGGGGCGACCTGATCTACTACCTGGGCAACGATCCGAAGACACGCTCGATTCTGATTTACATGGAGAGCGTGGGCGATGCTCGATCGTTCCTGTCAGCGGCGCGCGAAGTAGCCTATACGAAGCCGATTATCGTGATCAAGGCCGGACGGACGGCAGCCGGATCGAAAGCAGCGGCGTCGCACACGGGCTCGATGACGGGATCGGACGATGTGCTGGATGTTGCTTTCCAGCGCAGCGGCGTCCTGCGCGTGAAGAACATTTCGGACCTGTTCTATATGGCCGAAGTTCTGGCGAAACAGCCGCGCCCCAAGGGTCCGAGGTTGACCATCCTGACGAACGCCGGCGGCCCGGGCGTACTGGCGGCGGATTCGCTGCTGCTGGGCGGCGGCGAACTGGCGGAGATCTCCCAGCAGACGATCAGCGAGCTGAACGAGTTTCTGCCGGCATCGTGGAGCCATAGCAACCCCATCGATGTGATTGGCGATGCGGGCCCGGAGAGGTATGCGAAGTCGCTGGAAGTCGCGGCCAAGGACCCGAACAGCGATGGCCTGCTGGTGGTTCTGACGCCTCAGGCGATGACGGACTCCACACAGACAGCCCAACTGTTGAAGCCGTATGCGAAGCTGGGCGACAAGCCTGTGATTGCCAGCTGGATGGGCGGTGTGGACGTGGCCGCCGGCGAGCAGATCCTGAATCAGGCGGGCATCCCCACCTTCCCTTATCCGGACACCGCGGCGCGCATGTTCAACTACATGTGGCGCTACGCCAGCAACCTGAAGGCTCTGTATGAGACGCCAAGCTATGCCAAAGACGGCGGCTCAGTAGATTCCGCGGCGGCGAATGCCATTATCCAGCGGGTGCGGGGCGAAGGCCGGACGATCCTGACTGAGTTTGAGTCGAAGGACATTTTGGCGGCCTACGGTATTCCGACGCTGCCTTCGCGGATTGCTTCGACGGAAGACCAGGCGGTGGACGCGGCCGAGTCCATGGGTTACCCCGTGGTGCTGAAGCTGCATTCATTGACCATCACCCATAAGACCGATGTGGGCGGCGTGCAATTGAACCTGAAGACCGCCGATGCGGTGCGCGGAGCCTTCCGGTCGATCCGTGACTCCGTCGCGGCAAAGGTTGGGCTCGAACACTTTAACGGCGTGAACGTCCAGCCCTTCGCAAAGCTGGATGGCTATGAAGTGATCCTGGGCTCGTCGATCGATCCGCAGTTTGGTCCGGTGCTGTTGTTCGGCATGGGCGGCCAGTTGGTGGAAGTGTTCAAAGACCGGGCGCTGGCTCTGCCTCCGCTGAATTCCACCCTGGCTCGGCGCATGATGGAACGGACGAAGATCTACACGGCCTTGAAGGGCGTGCGCGGCCGGGCTCCGGTGGACCTGCCGGGCCTGGAGCAACTGCTGGTGGCCTTCAGCCGGCTGGTGGTGGAGCAGCCCTGGATCAAGGAACTGGACATCAATCCCCTGATGGCGTCGCCGGAACGGCTGCTGGCCCTGGATGCCCGCGTCGTGCTGCATGATCCGGATACGAAGGAAGAAGACCTGCCGAAACCGGCAATCCGGCCGTATCCCGTTCAATATGCGGGGCAATGGACCATGCCGAACGGAGAGACCGTGGCGATCCGGCCGATCCGGCCCGAAGACGAGCCGGAGATGGTGAAGTTCCACGAGTCGCTCTCTGAACGCACGGTTTACCAACGCTATCTGCAGCTGCTCAACCTGAGCCAGCGCACGGCACACGACCGGCTGACGCGAATCTGCTACATCGACTATGCGCGGCAGATGGCGCTGGCCGTGGAACGGACCGATCCGAAGACTGGCGAAGCACGCATCATTGGCGTAGGCCGGCTGCAGGGCCTGATCGATGTCCCCGAAGCGGAATTCTCCATCGTCATCTCGGACGACTTCCAAAAGCTGGGGCTGGGCAGTGAACTACTGAGCCGGCTGATTGCGATTGGCAAGGCGGAAGGGGTGAAGGTGATCACGGCCGACATCCTGGCCGAGAATTCGGCGATGCAGAAGATCAGCGAGCGGGCCGGCTTCAAGCTGAAGCGGGATACGGGCGAGCCGGTGGTGGGCGCCCGGTTGGAGCTCTAG
- a CDS encoding ABC transporter ATP-binding protein, translated as MIKLDGVTKVFTTEDVETHALSGIHLDIKKGEYVTIAGPSGCGKSTLLAILGLLDSPSGGSYTLNNQAVQSLKLSDRARIRNREIGFIFQAFNLIGDLTVYENVELPLTYRGMGSAERKKRVHEALERVGMSHRVKHYPSQLSGGQQQRVAVARALVGSPSILLADEPTGNLDSANGESVMELMTELHRGGATICMVTHDPRYALLAQRTVRLFDGRIVEESVGMAS; from the coding sequence ATGATCAAACTTGACGGCGTCACCAAGGTATTCACCACCGAGGACGTCGAAACCCATGCCCTCTCTGGTATCCACCTGGATATCAAGAAGGGTGAATACGTCACCATTGCGGGACCGTCTGGCTGCGGTAAGTCTACGCTGCTCGCCATTCTGGGGCTGTTGGATTCGCCCAGCGGCGGCTCCTACACGCTCAACAACCAGGCGGTGCAAAGCCTGAAGCTCAGCGACCGGGCGCGGATCCGCAACCGGGAGATCGGCTTCATCTTTCAGGCGTTCAACCTCATCGGCGACCTGACGGTGTACGAAAACGTCGAGCTTCCGCTCACTTACCGTGGGATGGGCTCCGCCGAGCGCAAAAAGCGTGTCCACGAAGCGCTGGAGCGCGTCGGCATGTCGCACCGCGTAAAGCACTACCCCTCACAGCTTTCGGGCGGTCAGCAGCAGCGTGTCGCCGTCGCCCGCGCCCTGGTGGGCAGCCCGTCGATCCTGCTCGCTGACGAGCCTACCGGAAACCTGGATTCCGCCAACGGCGAATCCGTGATGGAACTCATGACCGAACTGCACCGCGGCGGCGCGACGATCTGCATGGTGACGCACGATCCCCGTTATGCCCTGCTGGCGCAGCGCACGGTTCGCTTGTTTGACGGCCGAATAGTTGAAGAAAGTGTGGGCATGGCGTCATGA
- a CDS encoding hybrid sensor histidine kinase/response regulator: MKSVGLASLLSVALTCAWALDPAKPVGEYRFEAWEEAEGLPHYSINSIAQSRDGYLWLATYYGLVRFDGKKFDVFDHANTPQLTENQIWRLEPDTEGNIWVATASGLIKLRDGRLERVSLPEIDQVSLRCLLATPGGELWIGTAGKGVFLLKDGQLHPFGLENHIIRALHKDRSGNLWIGTNTGLFLRSAGNLRQISLKDGLPDDRVLSFYENDDGLMWIGTASGLVCARDGKLQKDLPKGLDAVKLKGQVIWSFLKDRDGALWIGMLGGGLVRYLNESTQPFENPRKAASRAITALYEDREGSLWIGASGGGLGRLHSVPFHTLTADDGLGGNQIQTVLTATDGTMWVGTNGGGLAHMTAAGKVLESFNRKNGMTSDDAWALGEDRKGGIWAGFYDGTLTHFTKQGRQSFGRKDGLPGNPVLSVKEDSHGAVWVATISGGLVVLQNGKARLYKKADGLPTDHIRIVHEDRQGRIWIGTREGLSLWSGGRFRNFHKSDGLSGEFIFSMREDADGTMWIGTFDGGLTRLRDGKFSPVPESAGFPAKTIFQILEDRQGGFWVSSSTGIFRMSKSQLNDVIDGKQSQLKSFSYGIADGLISRECNGGQPAGDVAYDGRLWFPTMKGLAVVQPSLIVTNPLAPPVQVERFHADGKDYPLNAAVQLPAGSRNLEIQYTALSMVAPEKVQFRYRLLPYDQDWVEAGSRRSAMYTNLAPGSYKFQVIAANNDGVWNETGATLELTLHPHFYQTRSFLLALLAAGCAGAWLLHNRRLKNLTTVNQELESRVVERTSRLEEANRELSSLIGELEIARTQAEDASRARSEFVANLSHEIRTPMNGILGLVGLALQTPLNKEQQEFLRLTEESAEALLHVLNDVLDFSKIDAGHLTVESTPFRLKQLVEDSLGVLAPRAAEKGLELSFDLAPDAPESVVGDPVRLRQILLNLVGNAIKFTSKGWVKVIAGVESVEGADLTLWFSVRDTGIGVSPEKQAVIFEPFRQADNSTTRQFGGTGLGLAISARLVAALKGRIWLESVPGQGSIFNFTLRVQRAGVQAEPSEEQPRVQLPGLIPLAILLAEDNKINQRVAVSLLQKLGCEVDVVADGQEAVTSVEAKLYDLVLMDVQMPTMDGLAAVAEIRARESGSGRHIPVIALTAHAMEGDAERCLAAGMDAYLPKPINPKKLAEVIDSLQDRKKQQCVTPVDVLRAN, encoded by the coding sequence GTGAAATCCGTCGGCCTAGCCTCGCTACTGAGCGTGGCGCTCACGTGCGCCTGGGCCTTGGATCCGGCCAAACCCGTTGGCGAATATCGCTTTGAAGCCTGGGAAGAAGCGGAAGGCCTGCCACACTACAGCATCAATTCGATCGCACAGAGTAGAGACGGTTACCTGTGGCTTGCCACGTACTACGGATTAGTGCGCTTTGACGGCAAGAAGTTCGATGTCTTCGACCACGCGAACACACCGCAGTTGACCGAGAACCAGATTTGGCGCCTGGAACCCGACACCGAAGGCAATATCTGGGTAGCTACCGCGAGCGGCTTGATCAAGCTACGCGACGGCCGCCTGGAGCGCGTCTCCCTGCCCGAAATCGATCAGGTCTCCCTGCGATGCCTGCTGGCGACGCCTGGAGGAGAACTCTGGATTGGAACCGCCGGCAAGGGTGTTTTTCTGCTCAAGGATGGGCAACTCCACCCATTTGGCCTGGAGAACCACATTATCAGGGCGTTGCACAAAGACAGAAGCGGCAACCTGTGGATCGGCACGAACACCGGCTTGTTCCTGCGCAGCGCCGGAAACCTCAGACAGATATCCCTGAAGGATGGGCTACCGGACGACCGCGTCCTCTCGTTCTATGAAAATGACGACGGACTAATGTGGATCGGCACGGCGTCCGGCCTGGTCTGCGCACGCGACGGCAAGCTCCAGAAAGATCTGCCTAAGGGTCTGGACGCCGTCAAGCTGAAGGGCCAGGTGATCTGGTCGTTCCTGAAGGATCGCGACGGAGCGCTCTGGATCGGCATGCTGGGCGGCGGTCTCGTGCGGTATCTGAATGAAAGTACGCAACCTTTCGAGAACCCGCGCAAGGCGGCCAGCCGAGCCATCACAGCGCTGTACGAAGACCGCGAGGGTTCGCTATGGATCGGCGCAAGCGGTGGCGGACTGGGCCGTTTGCACTCAGTTCCTTTCCACACCCTGACAGCCGACGACGGTCTCGGCGGGAATCAGATCCAGACAGTGCTGACGGCAACTGACGGGACCATGTGGGTGGGCACGAATGGCGGCGGGCTGGCCCACATGACGGCCGCGGGCAAGGTACTGGAGAGTTTCAACCGCAAGAACGGCATGACCTCGGACGATGCGTGGGCCCTGGGTGAGGACCGGAAGGGCGGGATCTGGGCCGGATTCTATGACGGTACGCTCACGCATTTCACGAAACAGGGGCGGCAGAGCTTCGGACGGAAAGACGGACTGCCGGGCAATCCAGTCCTTTCGGTGAAGGAAGACAGCCACGGGGCAGTCTGGGTTGCCACCATCAGCGGAGGGTTGGTGGTGCTGCAGAACGGAAAGGCCCGCCTATACAAGAAAGCGGATGGCCTGCCGACGGATCACATCCGAATCGTTCATGAGGACCGCCAGGGGCGCATCTGGATCGGCACACGGGAAGGATTGAGCCTTTGGTCGGGCGGCCGGTTCCGCAACTTCCACAAGAGCGACGGCCTCTCCGGTGAGTTCATCTTCTCCATGCGGGAAGATGCTGACGGCACGATGTGGATTGGGACGTTCGACGGCGGCCTGACGCGGCTGCGGGATGGCAAATTCTCCCCTGTGCCCGAATCCGCTGGATTCCCAGCCAAGACGATTTTTCAGATTCTCGAAGACAGGCAGGGCGGATTCTGGGTCTCCTCCAGCACCGGGATTTTCCGGATGAGCAAGAGCCAGCTCAACGATGTCATTGATGGCAAGCAAAGCCAGCTCAAGTCCTTCTCCTATGGCATAGCGGACGGCCTCATCAGCCGGGAGTGCAATGGCGGACAACCCGCGGGCGATGTCGCCTATGACGGCCGGCTGTGGTTTCCGACCATGAAGGGCCTGGCAGTGGTCCAGCCCAGCTTGATTGTCACCAATCCGTTGGCTCCCCCGGTGCAAGTGGAACGGTTCCATGCGGACGGCAAGGACTATCCGCTGAACGCTGCCGTGCAGTTGCCGGCGGGCAGCCGGAATCTGGAGATTCAGTACACCGCATTGAGCATGGTCGCTCCGGAGAAGGTACAGTTTCGCTACCGGCTGCTGCCCTATGACCAGGATTGGGTGGAGGCAGGCTCGCGCCGCTCCGCGATGTACACCAACCTGGCACCCGGCTCCTATAAGTTTCAGGTGATTGCCGCAAACAACGACGGCGTGTGGAACGAGACCGGCGCGACACTGGAACTGACGCTTCACCCGCACTTCTACCAGACGAGGTCGTTTCTGCTGGCTCTGCTGGCCGCGGGCTGCGCGGGTGCGTGGCTGCTGCACAACCGGCGGCTGAAGAACCTGACAACTGTGAACCAGGAGTTGGAATCGCGGGTTGTGGAACGCACCTCACGGCTGGAGGAAGCCAACAGAGAGTTGAGTTCGCTGATCGGTGAACTGGAGATCGCGCGTACCCAGGCGGAGGATGCCAGCCGCGCCCGAAGTGAGTTCGTCGCCAACCTGAGCCACGAAATCCGTACCCCGATGAACGGGATCCTTGGTCTGGTGGGATTGGCCCTGCAGACTCCGCTGAATAAGGAACAGCAGGAGTTCCTCCGGTTGACTGAGGAGTCGGCAGAGGCGTTGTTGCATGTCCTGAACGACGTGCTGGATTTCTCGAAGATCGATGCAGGCCACCTGACGGTGGAATCGACGCCGTTCCGTCTGAAGCAACTTGTGGAAGATTCCCTGGGCGTGCTCGCCCCGCGCGCAGCTGAGAAGGGGCTCGAGCTGAGTTTCGATCTCGCACCGGATGCGCCGGAGTCCGTCGTGGGCGACCCCGTACGGCTCAGGCAGATTCTCCTCAACCTGGTGGGAAACGCGATCAAGTTCACGTCAAAAGGCTGGGTCAAGGTAATCGCGGGCGTGGAGAGCGTGGAGGGTGCCGACCTGACTCTGTGGTTTTCCGTTCGCGACACAGGGATCGGGGTCTCCCCCGAAAAGCAAGCGGTGATCTTCGAGCCTTTCCGGCAGGCGGACAACTCCACGACAAGGCAGTTTGGCGGAACCGGACTCGGCCTGGCAATTTCCGCGCGCCTGGTGGCAGCGCTCAAGGGCCGCATCTGGCTCGAGAGTGTTCCCGGACAAGGCAGTATCTTCAACTTCACGCTGAGAGTCCAACGGGCTGGCGTGCAGGCTGAGCCCTCAGAGGAACAGCCAAGGGTTCAACTGCCCGGCCTGATTCCGCTGGCGATTCTGCTGGCCGAAGACAATAAGATCAACCAGAGGGTGGCGGTGAGCCTGCTGCAGAAACTGGGCTGCGAGGTCGATGTTGTGGCCGACGGCCAGGAGGCCGTGACGAGCGTTGAAGCCAAACTCTACGACCTGGTGCTGATGGATGTACAGATGCCGACCATGGACGGGTTGGCAGCGGTCGCCGAGATTCGCGCCCGCGAATCGGGCAGCGGACGGCACATTCCAGTCATCGCGCTGACGGCGCATGCGATGGAAGGCGACGCCGAGCGGTGCCTGGCGGCGGGCATGGATGCCTATCTCCCGAAACCGATCAATCCCAAGAAGTTGGCCGAAGTGATCGACAGCCTGCAGGACCGCAAGAAACAGCAGTGCGTGACTCCCGTCGACGTCCTGCGAGCAAACTGA
- a CDS encoding CbrC family protein yields the protein MEPTTTLPEFKYHPDPVATGVVVRDEDAPCLSCNRIRGYIYDGPVTSEKFHHLTHCLCPWCIADGSAARQFGAEFADSGTMEGVSQEVRDEIAKRTPGFFSWQEGQWLTCCGDGAEFLGTAGIEELKAQFPDAIGAVRQHLKDDFDLSGADLKEFMAALSKNDQPTAYIFRCRQCREYLAYVDES from the coding sequence ATGGAACCAACAACCACTCTCCCGGAATTCAAGTATCATCCGGATCCGGTGGCCACGGGTGTGGTGGTCCGCGATGAAGACGCGCCCTGCCTGTCGTGCAACCGGATTCGAGGGTACATTTATGATGGCCCGGTCACGTCGGAGAAATTCCACCATCTGACGCATTGCCTGTGCCCGTGGTGTATCGCGGACGGTTCAGCCGCGCGGCAGTTCGGGGCTGAGTTCGCTGATTCAGGAACGATGGAGGGAGTTTCGCAGGAGGTCCGCGATGAGATCGCGAAGCGGACGCCGGGCTTCTTCAGTTGGCAGGAAGGGCAGTGGCTGACGTGCTGCGGTGACGGCGCCGAGTTTCTGGGTACGGCGGGAATCGAGGAACTGAAGGCGCAGTTCCCCGATGCGATTGGAGCGGTGCGGCAACACTTGAAGGACGATTTTGACCTTTCGGGCGCTGATCTGAAGGAGTTCATGGCCGCCTTGAGCAAGAACGATCAACCCACCGCTTACATCTTCCGCTGCCGCCAGTGCCGCGAGTACCTCGCATACGTGGACGAGAGCTAA
- a CDS encoding PAAR domain-containing protein, which produces MHICNAMNPGMPPTRHVGGPIIEGVETVVTGNQKQSTVTHKCICQGPTDVIAEGATTVLVNNLPAARLGDHTIHGGIIVEGYESVLIGNEGAPGAAKLDTAALSELQDPGKLISNLQGEAQRIVGLPPPTIA; this is translated from the coding sequence ATGCACATTTGCAACGCCATGAATCCTGGAATGCCGCCGACCCGGCACGTTGGTGGCCCCATCATCGAGGGCGTTGAGACGGTGGTCACGGGCAATCAGAAACAGTCCACTGTGACCCACAAATGCATCTGCCAGGGGCCCACGGACGTCATCGCGGAGGGTGCCACGACGGTCCTCGTCAACAATCTACCGGCCGCGCGCCTGGGTGACCACACCATCCACGGCGGCATTATTGTCGAGGGCTACGAATCGGTGCTAATCGGAAACGAAGGCGCGCCGGGTGCCGCCAAGCTCGATACGGCTGCTCTTTCAGAACTGCAGGATCCCGGCAAGCTCATCAGCAACTTGCAGGGGGAGGCCCAGCGTATTGTCGGCCTGCCTCCCCCTACGATTGCCTAG